The Bos taurus isolate L1 Dominette 01449 registration number 42190680 breed Hereford chromosome 16, ARS-UCD2.0, whole genome shotgun sequence genome includes the window GCATCAGGGCTCCTGGCACAGCCTGGGGAGGGGCACAGAGAGCAAAGTTCCTGCGCAGAGGCAAAGCGACTCCTCCATGGACAGGACCGCGGGGCTAGCGGCCCCGCCCCAGGAGGCACCTTTGGTCTTGTGGAGCCAGCCGAGGGACCCAAAGGCCCCACACGCCCCCGCCTCTCCATGTCTTCTCGACCGACGGCCTCAGGCTTCCGGGGGACCTCAGGGGCTGAGGAAGGCGGGGAAGGCGGGGGGCTCACCTTGGGGGAGCTGATGGATCGCCTCATCACGTAGGCGGCAGGGTCAGCGTAGATGTCCTCGCTGCGAGGCGGCAGCCGCTCAAAATGGGCCCTGGGTGAGCGGGCGGGGGAGTACACGCGGCTGCGGCTGTAGGAGCCCTGGCCAGGCGAGCGGGGCACGGAGTGGGAGCGGGGCTGCAGGGACAGGCGGCGCAGGGAGCCGGAGGCGGCATCCAGCTCGTCGTAGTAGACGGGCtgccgggaggggctggggatcCAGACGGTGCCATCCGGCCGCCCAAGGCCAGCAGGCTCCTTCCACTCGCGCAGCTGGAAGGCAGGGCCGCCTCCGTTCCGGAAGGAGTGCCGCTTATCCTCCAGGGCCCAGGGCGGGCTGACCCGGTCGTAGGCCGGCATCGAGCAGATGCTGTCCGGCCGCACCCCTGGCGGGTAGTACTGGTAATCATCAGGGAACTGGGAGGAGTAGGGGCTGTAATACTCAGGGACCCTACGGGACACAGGGTAGAACCTAGAaggactgagagagagagaggactctGTAAGGAAGCCAGACAAGACGGGCATGTTCCCAGCCACCTGCCCGTGCCCCAGCCgcccctccctgtcctccagCCTAGGCGGGTTCTGACTATGTGGACGTGCCCTAGGCTGACCTTGCCTGCACTGCCCACGCACAGAGGCTTGTTTCCAGAGGTGCAAGAAGGACCAGTCCTCAAACTCCCTCCCTCAACCAGCTCCCTGAGGCCAGAAATTTCACTATTCAGAGCTTCCATCCTTCtctctttaaaatgaaatacacTAGGGAGAAACTTTAAGCCCTTCAGCCATCTCCATCTCAGCAGGAACCAATTTCTCAGATCCTTTCCAGAGAGGCTGCGAGCAGAAAGAAGTGGAGTGCACCAGGCCCCTGGAGATGGGCAAAAGAGGACACACAGAGGCGCCTTCCCTGATTTCAGGTCCCGTCAAAGACTCAGCCAGTCGGGTCCTGGGACTCAACCCAAGCGAGGAGCTCTCCCCAGGGCAGGGCAGATCACCACAGTGAACTGTTACCTGCAGCCCTGGAGCTGCCCAGAGCCCCAGGGAAGGAGCGGTAACCCCACCTGCCTGATGAACATACTCAGGTCCAATAAAGGTCTTCAAATATCCAAATATCTAATATCCAATAAATGTCTTCTATCCAAAAGACATGTAAAGacatccaaaagaaaaataaatgtcttctaTCCAAAATGTCAAATATCCAAAAAATTCAAATATCAGATATCCAATAAATGTCCTCAAATGAAAGCCAGTCACTATTATCTAGTAATAGATAGTAATAGaagtaattgatgcttttgaactgtggtgctggagaagactcttgcaagtcccttggactgcaaggagatccaaccagtccatcctaaaggagatcagtcctgggtgttcattggaaggactgatgctgaggctgaaactccaatactttggccacctcatgtgaagaggtgactcattggaaaagaccctgatgctgggagggattgggggcaggaggagaaggggacgacagaggatgagatggctggatggcatcaccgactcgatgcacgtgagtctgggtgaactccaggagttggtgatggacagggaggcctggcgtgctgtgattcacggggtggcaaagagtcggacacgactgagcaactgaactgaactgaatagaagtaAACTTGTCTAGAGGGTAGAACTAGGGCCAATGAGTGGCaacatctttctttttcaaaaagtgtTTATAAATAATGGCTTTCAAACAGTTAGAGCCATTCAAACACAAAGCGAGTTGCCTTGGCGGTTAGTGCGTCTCGCATTGGTGGAAACACTGGATGTTATACAGGGTGGGAAGCAGGGATGGATGTCTAGCTGGAACAGCTTTAAAGGTCCCTCGTTGTGACTGCCTCCACATTTCAGTCCACCCAGTgccctgtggggcttccctggtggctcagatggtaaagagtctgcctgcaatgcaggagatctgggttcaatccctgggtcaggaagatcccctggagaaggtagtggcaacccactcctgtactcttgcctggaaatccccatggacagacgagcctggtgggctacagtccatgggtttgcaaagagtcggacacggctgagccagTTCACTTGCCTTTCCTCTGTTTACTATCCTGGGCGAGGCATTGGGCGCTCTGCCCGCTTCCTCTGAAGGAAGCATCAGGGGTAGGGGGCAACCATGGGGCAGGAAGGACTTGGGCAGGCAGGGAATGGGGCTGGTTTCCCCATCCAGCCTGGCTTCTGGAAGGTATCTAGCGCAGGCTGCCTGCATGTCACACCCCAGCCCCAGGGGGAACAGCACCCCACCCTACCCGCCCCAGGCCGCACCTCCGAAGGTCTTCAGGAGGGGGTATCCCTCGGCGCAGGTTCACCCACTGCTGAAGCTGGTTCATGGAGCTCTTGCGCTGGGCGATTTTGTCAGGGTTGGTGCGTGGCGGGAAGCTCCGCCGGTGACCCCCGCTCTCGGAGTCCTGAGGCGGGAAGGCCGTGCTCCCTGGCCGGCTAGGGGAGCTATACTGCCAGCCATTGGGCTGGGCGGGCCGCTCCCCACCTCCCGGGACCCTCAGGCCCTCAGGGAAAGGGCTGCCTGGCTCTGAGGCGGGTTCCGGTCCGGCGTGGACACCGTTGGATTTCACCAGCGGCTCGCTCTTGGCGTCGGGCCTCTCGGGCCTCCGCTCCGCCTTCTCGCAGCCCCGGCCGTCACCCTCACCGCGAGTCTTGGCCTCTGGTTCAGGCTTGGGAACGCTGTTGTGGGGGAGCTGATGATGGTGTTTGCCGGGTGGGATGTTCTCGGAGTCTGGCTTCTCATGGCTGTGGGACGCCAAGGGCGGTGTTGTAAGTGACCCCAGCCCGGCGTGGAGTTCAGGTGGAGGAAagtgagaaggagaaaagggatgAAAAGAATGGGCAAGAAAGCAGCGATGGAAACAGTAGTCAATGTATTCCATTCTGCTTCCTAAATCCCACCTTCCGCTCTCTCTCCCTGCTCCAGTCAGGGCAACTATAAAGCACAATCCAGGGTTACCTGTGTGTGTTTGCTTGTCGTCCCCAAGGGCCACCCTCCACTCCCTTCTGCTGACCCACCTGGAGTCGAGCCTTCAAGCTATGGCCGAGACCAACCCCACCCAGACTGGGTCTCCTCTGCAGTCTGTCCAGGACCCAGCTGCCTCACTTGGTGGCAACTGTACACGACACAGAATAGAAACTGCTGATGTCCCAGCTACAGAGGCTTGTGACAGGCAAGCCTTCTCTCCTAGAGAAAGTTATTTAATGTTCACGAGCCTTGGGCTCCTCAATGGCAGAGTGGGTAAGGACTGTGTGAGGTCAAATGCGGCAGGCACACCAGGGGCCAGAGTGGCTGCCTCAGACTTCACAGGCACAGAAACCCCTTTCCAGAACAAGCTTCTCACAGGACTTTCTCTGAGAATCTAAGCTTCATGAGGTTTGCGCTTGTCAGACTTTTCCTACCTTGTTTTCCTAGCAGCCTATACACGTTAGTAtttacagtaaatatttgtgaaaagaaTAAGTGAACCCCTGGAAGTTCACTCCTTGGTAGAGGCAAGGACGGACTCTCCTGACAGCGACCTCTTTATACCTTCTCTAATTCAACAGTCAAGCATCCTTGCTGAGACACTGCTTGGTGAACAATTCTAAGACACGCATAAAGTCTTGGAGTCTACACTGTAAAACCTCTTTCTGCTGGGTCCCTATTAAAATCTAACTTCAGATGCAAAGTTGAAGCAGAGCCAGGGGCTGAGGCTCCGGGTAATGATGGGATAAAGTGACTCACACACTGAGCGCTTGCTGCACGTCAAACATTTTACATACACCATATTGTCCTCACAACCCAGAGGTAGGATTATAAAGGCTGTCTCTGAGGGTCAGAGGCTAAGTAACTTACACTCAGGTCACACAGTGGGCAAGTGGCTGAGCTGGGCTTCGAACCTGAGTCCCACAAAGGTGGTGTGCTGAACAAAATGAGCCAATGACCCTATATGGTTCCTGGCCAGGCCCTGCTGGAACTGGCTTTTCTGTTGGCCTCCACTGGctcagaaagaagaggaggagatgcCCAAGGGAAAACAGACTACAGCTCTGAAGTCACTTAGTCAGGCACGCTCCTGGAAGGCAAGGAGCTTGTTCACCTTTTCTAGGGGTTCAAGCCCATGTGCTGGGCTCAGCAATGGCATGGGGTGGGGGCCTCTTCACCCCACTCTCTCTCTGATGGCACTGcccatgccctgctccagcccCACACTCACTTGTGACGCGAAGCCTGGGGCGGCGCCGACTTCTGGGCTGGGGGAATCTGTACTCGGGCGGCCTCCCCCATGGCCTGGATCCAGGCCTCCTGCTCCTCGGGGCTCTCGGCGCTGAAGAAGTAGGTGCGGACCCCGGCGTGCTCAGCCTGTGGGGAGAGGCAGTGCGTGGAACTGGCCCCAGCCTCGTCCACCCAGCACACAGTCACCTGTGGGGAGAAGACACCCAGCCCGCAGGAGGGGTGGTCAGGCCAATCACTCCCCCGACCGGCAGCTCTTGGCTCCATCTGGAGCTCAGGGCAAGCTGAAGAGGCAGGCCACAGCGGTCCCAAGGACTCCAGCTGGCCTCCGCCTGCCTGCCTGTGACTAGCCCTCGGGACACCACCAGGCAGCCCAGTAATAGCCAGGCAGGCTTACCTGCCCTACCTGAGGCGGTTACAAGCAGAAGGGACAATTAATTACCTCACCCGCTTCGCCCACCAAATTCGGTCTCTGATGTGAAGGTCAGTCACCCCCATGCCTGGGAGAGATGCCTCCCACCCTCAAGCATGGCCCATCCCGGCCCCAGCTCAGCCTCTAGGAAGCTGGCCCCCTCCTAGGCAGAGGGACAGCACGGGCACACGGGGGCATGCAGAGACAGTCAGAGCACGCTACCTAGTTGGCGGCCGCAAGCAGGCATGGCAGGCGGGCACCCCGAAGAGAGCTCCTGTCCAGAGGAGGGGTCCTCACGTGGCcagaaggaggagaagcagagaacAGGTCAATCGAACACCAGAGGCAGAGACAGGAGACGGCGTGGCAGGAATGTTGAGGAGCAGGGGGACGTGGGGAGCTACTCGGGCTACCCCTCCTACTCAGCGTCACCACCAGGACCACAGCACCCAGCAAGGCCCAGTCCACCACCAGGAGCCGTGGTGGAGAGCTCAGACCCGGAGAACCTCGACCGgcagaggggagagggcagggcagcCCAGTGCTAATCCTAGCTCTGTTCCTGACCAGCTCGGCAACTGCAAACACACTGCCATGTGGCTCTGGCCTTAACGGAGGCACCTGTTCCATGGGTATGTCCATGAGGAAAAGACGCTCCCGAGCTTGAGTCTGAGAGCTGAGAACACTCCCCAGGTGAGAGCCACCATCTCACAGAAAAAGCAGCTGGCTCTGTGCATCCCACTCATCACGAGAGATCCCAGAGTGCACATTGGCCCCTGACCCCTTGGGTGCAAATCCTGGGTCTCCGGGGTTTGGGAGCAGAGAAGGCAGGGCTGTTCTGACGAGCCCCAGGGCTCTCCTAAACAGCAACACTGGGCCCACACCCTCCGGGAGTTCCCCCAGCCAGGCTCCGCACACCCTCAGCAGCTTCCCTGGGACAGGGTTTCCTTCCTAGGAGCCGCTGCCCAGTGGAGGAGCATCCTGCTTCTCTCAGCACAGAGAGGGGGCTCCTTCCTCCGGATCCTGCCAGTCCCCACTGTCCCGCCGGGCTGCCCAGCAGGCAGGCAGAGGAAGGGGGCTGCTGACTGTAGAGCCACTGTAGACTGTAAAGCCACCGAGGCTGTAAGGAGGTCTCCAGGGGTTGAAACTACAGCAGGGCCCAGAGTAAGGCCCCTGGGGTGGAGGACACAGGGATCCTGCAGAGGATGTGTGGGGATGTGTGCCCTGGGCTGGTGGGAGCGGCAGCAGACAATTCACCCGCTGCGCTTCCAGTGAGCGCCCTGTGTGTGCAGAGCTCTGCCCTGAGCACCAGTCACAGGGAGGGCAAAGACACGCTCCCTACACCTGAAGAGCTGGCAGTCAAGCTGGAGGACAAAACACGCCCATGGGGAAACAAGCAGAGAGCCAAGGCACAGGAACAACTGCCTGTGACAGTGAAGCAGAGGGCCTGGGAAAAGACAGGGCGACTGACGCGGAGCCGCACCAGCCTGGAAACACGAGAGGGGCCAGAGAACGGGGGTGGCGCCCGTGGGGAGCCCACCGAGCCCCACGGGCGGCTCAGGGCACGGCAAGGCATTCAGCCACAGGACGGGCAGGACGGCCCCTCACTACTGGCCATCTGAGGGTGTCGCGGCGGGACAAGCCTCCCATCTGTCTCCTCGCCCCTCCCTTCCCTGGGGAGGCCACTGAGTGACCACAATTAGGACCTTCTGTGGGCTACTGAGCACAGCCCTCAAGTCGGGATTAAAGAGGCAGTGCGCTCCTCAAGGAAAGGAGAAGGCTGATGGGCGCGGAGGCCCGGGTTTGCGGAGCAGGTGTGGCAGTCACTAGGGACGTCTCTCTAAGGCGACCGCCAGCAGGGCTCCGGGCTGGAGCGTGTCTGTGTGCACAGGTCTGCAGGGGAGGGTGAGACAGGCTGTCTgactgtgtgggtgtgtgtacttATCTGTGTGTAGCAGGACCGTTTGTTGTTGGTTAAACAGCCTGTTCCTATTTCCCCAGCTAAAATCTGGTGCCCTGGAGCCAGGCTCCTATTGATTATCCATTCTGCAGACAGGACCCGTGGAGACTGGGAGCTAATTATGTGCCTGAGCAGCCCGTCCTTATTCCCCGGAGCAGCACCTGCGTATCTGCCCACCTCTCTGGAGCCAGGTGACCAGAGCCTCTGGGGCCCCAGGAACTTTGACGCTGCCCTCGAGCAACCTGTGGGTTTTCAGGGTCTTAGACAGTATTTCTCCACTGGGGGAGAGAGGGCTTTGTATGAAGAAAATGCATGGTCGatatcataattttatatttggaaaatgaaaaagaacctaTGATCTTTGCATCATTAAGTCCAAAAAAGGCAAGGAATTTTTTTTATCACTTCAAACAGgccatgaatttttaaatgtggaaaaaCACTGGCCCAGGAAGAGACAGCTGCAGACGCGTCTTTGATAGGTGGATCCCCCATGGGTTCTGAGCAGCAATGCTCGCTGCTCAGAGCAGGCAGGTGGGGCCCGTCTCCCTGGGCCCTTACTCCTCAAATTGTGTCTCCATGAGGTTAGTGGCTTTTAATTACTGTGCCCTTTATACTCTTGCAcccagttagttgctcagtcatatctgactccttgagactccatggactatagcctgccaggctcctgtccatgggattgtccgggcaagaatactggagtgggttgccattctcttctccagggcatcttcgtgacccagagactgaacctagatcttcattgcaggcagattctttaccatctgagccaccatgaaacTCACTTCCTAAATTTtctccaaagattttttttttcaggtagagCACATTGTTTATGGAATCTAAAACACACAGGCCTACAAAAGCCATTTTGCAAGGTTACAAATATAGCAGGGCGCTGGGCCATGACAAGGGCTGTGAAGGGGACAGGGAGCAGGCAGCAGGGTTGAAGGGCAAAGCAAAAAAGGGAAGTGAGGCCCAATGACAAATTGAGGGCCCTTACGCGGCCGTGGGAGCATGCTGGGCACTGAATAGGAGCGAAGAGCTGACATCTGAGCCCCTTTAATTAAGGTAGCCTGGGGGTCTAGTTCCCGTAAAGGTGTGGAGGAAGACTTTCCAGAGCGGATCTTAAAAACCCATGGGCCCACAGCTTCTGCCTCTGCGGCGAAGGATTTCCTCAGTGCCAGGACGCTGCGCAGAGGGTCCGCGGACGCAGCACAGAATGAATTCTCCCCCAGGAGACTGTGGTGTCACGGAAGCTCATCTCTACAGGCCGGCTCTGGGAGCGAAGACCAGGGGCCAGCCTTGGGTGAGCCTTGCAGCAGCCTGGACtgagtcctggggccactgcctACTCCCCCAGTACCACCGCCCGGAACTGCTCAAGGCGGCGGCTCCTGACCCCGCTGCGTTCCGTGCGCTCGAGGAGAAGTGCCTCCAGCCCCCACCCGGCCTGGGAGAGGAAGGCCCACTGACCTTAAAGGTGTGCTTCCGGCTGATGTTGTCCGAGGGCTGCACCGCGGCCACCCGGAAGCTCAGGAGGGGCACGCTGCCCAGGACGCTCTCCTCCTTCTCATCTGTCGAGGAAACAGCGACGGTGAGACGCGTGCGTGCccgtggggcggggcgggggagcgCAGCGCCTCAGCCTTATGGTGATAAACACCCGAGAACCCCGGCTCCCCACCGCCTGTCCGTCAGCTACTCGGGGCCATCGCACAGCCACACAACGAGAGCTGGGGAGCATGGCGGCCCTGCAGACACTGTGCTAGACTCGGGGAGCTCACGTTTCTAGGAACCGCAAACAAGCACGTAAGAGCCAACATTTTGGAGTACTTGCAGCAGGTCAGGCAGTGTTCTAAGTTAAAGCCTTAGATTTAACTCGCCCAACAATCCTGTGAAGGGTACTGCATGACCTCCATTTTTATGTAGGCAAGGAGGCTGAGGCACAGGAAGGTTACATAATTTGTCCAAGGCTACTTAAGTATTAAGTGGTAGACTGATCTTTAGCCCAAGACGTCTGACTGTCAAGCTAGCATTTGTAACCTACCTCCTGCCCCCAGTGCCCCTCCAGACAAGGCAGTCCCAGCAGTGACGCCCGGAACAGGTCTTAATGGGGGGTAGAGCGGACACTGGCATCTTGGCCTCCTCTGGGTGGCTGTCTCTAAGGTTTTCCCAGGCTCCTGGCAGCTTGCTCTGTCCTCCCCCGACTAGACTCCCCACTAAGGTCTGAGTCTGCCCAGAAGACACACCCCTGCGTGGCCTCTGGCCCTGGGGAagaagcaggtgaaggaacaGGCTGCAGCATGACTCATCCCGGATCTCCGCAGGAGCCTGATGGATCAGCTAGCTGGTTCCCAGGTGTCAGGTgtcccacacacccacacactcacaGGGGCAGAGGTGCTCTGTGGGGACCACGAGGTGGGGACTCCCTGAGGCCATGCAAGAGCCTCCCCACTTCCCCGGGAGAGCACTTTATTCCTGGGCTGGAGACTCTGTGAAGCCCTCAGGAGGGGTCAGAGGAGCTGTCAGAAGGGTTACAGAATCCACGAACTCCGCCTCCCCCTTACTCATCCCTACAAAGACCCTCGGGCCAAGGTTCCTGCGCTGACCCTGCGCAGTGCCAATCAAGGGCTGGGCAGACGCACAGGAGGGCTGGGGACCTGGAGCTTCTTCAGGAGGCGGAGGCTGTCTCCCTGGAGTGGGTGGGCCCCGCTGGGCTGAGTGCAGACCAGTGTTTAGGGATCTCCTGAGAGCATGCCTCATGGAGAGCACCCCCCATCTCTGCTCGCCTGGAGCTCAGGGCTTTTCAAGGTTCCCTCTCACACCCACAGAGACCccagccctccctcccacctggaGTTGCTGTCACTCTCTGGCTCCAGGGGGGCCCTGCGTCCCGGGGCCGGCCCAAGCAGATTCCTTGCTCTCAGTCTCAGGGTTTCCTCTGTGATTGGACCTACACGTGCAGCCCCTTCCTGCTGTCTCTCCTAGGGACTCAGGAGCCTCGGGGCACAGCGACAGTAAGGAGGGGTCCCTGGGTACAACCTTTGTGTGCCAAAGTTAATGGTCCCCTGAACTGCCCCCAGGAGACCGGGAGAAGTCGGATCCCCACCTTTCCGGGGCACGTGGGAGAAGGAGACAGCCACACCTGCTAcatcccttccccttctctctcctcagCGCCCAAGCGTCAGCAAGACAGGACTGTCACTGCCATCAGCCCCTACCAGTTCCCTCCACGCCCTCCGTGACAAAGTAATGCTGTGCATGCTTTGAAAATAACCTCCTAGGGGCCGCTGCACCCAAGTTACAAGAGCTTTACCCTCTtttgaggggagggaagggagtgaGTATTGGGGCAGGCAGAGAGGGCAGAAGCTGGGGGATGATCGTTTATCCCACATCGACAGAGCGCCTAGCGCATGCCATGGGCTGTTTTTGGTGCTGTGgatacaacagtgaacaaaactgACCAAAAAACCCCGCCTGCACAGGCCGGACCATGCGTTCCAGTGGGGCAGGAGGGAGCTCAGCAGACAAGGTCCAGTTAGCAGGTGGCCTGCTTTGTGGCCAGGCactctcctcttctccctccttctcctctcctgccctcctcaCCCAGACTTCACCCTCTGCCACCTGACAGTCTTGTTCATGTACCGCACTACCCATCAGAACTGCCTGAAGCCCaggaggcactcagtaaatactgtCGAGCAGGAAACGAGTGAGAGAGTGTAAGCAAGAAAGCTGTGTCTTATCTCACGGTCATGCCCCACCGGTGCCAGAGACCACAGAGGGGATGTGTGCGCCCCTATGCACCGACATGCATCAGGTTAAGAGCCCCGTGACAGGGCAGAATGATAAAGAGGGGGCACTGGCTCTCGGCATCCCCTGCCAGCACCAGGGACAAGCTCACCTTTGTAGTAGAAGAGGCAGCGATCCACCAGGACGAACCAGCGCTTATTCCATTGCTTAACTCCAGAGCTGGCCTGCAGGACACACAGGGGAACAGACAGGAGGGTCTGT containing:
- the LOC532773 gene encoding pleckstrin homology domain-containing family A member 6, which encodes MSNKAGGKRSAATDRDLTNHSMVSEVPPERPGVRAARPSRKAIAFGKRSHSMKRNPSAPVTKAGWLFKQASSGVKQWNKRWFVLVDRCLFYYKDEKEESVLGSVPLLSFRVAAVQPSDNISRKHTFKSRPVEMSFRDTTVSWGRIHSVLRPRTLCAASWH